Part of the Halobaculum halobium genome, CTCCCCACCGGCGACCACCGGCTGAAGCTGGTCGTCAGCGGCGACGAGGAAGTGTTCCGCTTCAGAACCTGACCGTCCCACCAGCTGATTCACCGACTCACCGACCTACAGATATCGACTCATCGACCCACTGACCCACCGACCATCCACCCACTACGATGTCACGAGCACAACAGAACACGCTGTTATCGATCGGCTTGCCCGAGCGGGACCAACTGAACAAAGAGCTCGGCGGCGGGATCCCCCGTGGCTCCATCGTCCTCATGGAGGGCGACTACGGCGCCGGGAAGTCCGCGCTGTCGCAACGGTTCGCGTACGGCCTCGTCGACGAGGGCGCGTCCGTCACGATGCTGTCGACGGAGCTGACGGTCTCGGGGTTCATCGACCAGATGTACTCGCTTCGCTACGACGTGACGAAGCCGCTGCTCAACGAGGAATTGCTCTTCCTGGCGGCGGACTTCGACTCCGGCGGTAACTTCTCCGACAGCGACGCCGACCGCAAGGAACTGCTCAAGCTCCTGATGGAGGCGGAGGCGATGTGGAACTCCGACGTGATCATCCTCGACACGTTCGACTCCATCCTCCGCAACGATCCGACGTTCGAAGCGCTCGTCCGCAACAACGACGAGCGACAGGCCGCCCTCGAGATCATCTCGTTCTTCCGCGACATGATCTCCAGCGGGAAGGTGATCGTGCTCACCGTCGACCCCTCCGCGGTCGGCGACGACGCGATCGGTCCGTTCCGTTCCATCGCCGACGTGTTCTTCGAACTGCAGATGGTGGAGGTCGGCTCCGACGTGCGCCGGAACATCGCGGTGAAGCGCTTCGCCGGGATGGGCAGTCAGGTCGGCGACTCGATCGGCTTTTCGGTCCGCTCGGGCACCGGCATCGTCATCGAGTCCCGCAGCGTCGCCTGAGCGGGCCGCGGGCGCGGTCAGGCCGTCGTTTCCTCGCCGAGTGTTATCGTCGATGATAGCTCGCGGGGAGGGTTTAAGCCTCGTTCGGGGGTGTATCGTCGTAATGAGTACCACCCTCGTCGGGAGCCGGGGGCGCGGTGCCGTCACGCCCGACGACGGACGCTGGTCGTCGCCGGCACGGAGGTGTCTCCGATGACAGACCAAGGACAGGCGAATCCCTCGAGCGAGCTGAAGCAGTTGGCCATGAAGCGGCCGCATCTGCGCGAGCACCTGCAGAAGTTCAAGCAGATCACCGGCGAGTTCCCGATGTTCGTCGACGAGATCGAAGGCGACCACGAGACCAGGCGGCCGAACGTGCTGTACCCGGTTGGCGGTCCGATATTCTGTCACGTGTACGGCGACTTCGGACAAGACACGAAGTACTACACCGTCGAGCCGACGCTGTCGGGCGCCGAAGAGCAAGTGCTCGACACCGTGAAGTCGAAGCTGCTGCGCCAGAGCGGGCACAGGCCCGCCCCCGAGGGCGAATCGGGGTACGACGACCTCATCGAAGAGCTGCTGGAGGACGTCACAGCCGTCACCGAAGAACAGGGCAAGCGCAACGTCCTCTCGAAGGTGCGCAACTTCGGCCGGGTCGAAGTGTCGAAGCAGACGTACGACAACATCCGCTACCGGCTCAACCGCGACATCGTCGGTTTCGGACCCCTGGAGCCGGTGATGCGTGACCCGGAGAACGAGGACATCCACGTCATCGGTCCCAAGGAGTGCCACGTCGACCACGGCGTCTTCGGAATGTTGGAGACGACCGTCGACTTCGGGACGCCGACGGAGTTCGACAACTGGCTGCGCAACATGGGCGAGCGGATGGGGGACCCGGTGTCCGACTCCAACCCCATCATCGACTCGACGCTGCCCGACGGCTCGCGTATCAACATCATCTACTCCGACGACGTGTCGATCAAGGGCTCCTCGCTCACCATCCGCCAGGGCGAGGAGACGCCCCTCTCGATCAACCAGATCACGAAGTGGGGAACGCTCAGTCCCGAACTCGCGGCGTACCTCTGGCTGTGCCTAGAGAACGAACAGACGGTCTTCGTCGTCGGAGAGACGGCGTCCGGGAAGACGACGACGCTCAACGCCATCTTGAGCTACATCCCCCGGGACTCGAAGATCTACACCGCGGAGGACACCGCCGAGGTCGTCCCGCCCCACAGCACGTGGCAGCAGCTGCTCACCCGCGAGGGCGACGGCGGCGACTCCAACGACGTGGACATGTTCGACCTCGTCGCGGCCGCGCTGCGTTCCCGGCCCGACTACATCATCGTGGGGGAGGTCCGCGGAGCCGAGGGACGCATGGCGTTCCAGGCGGCCCAGACGGGCCACCCGGTGATGCTGACGTTCCACGCCTCCGATATCGTCTCCATGATCCAGCGGTTCACGTCCGAGCCGATCAACGTCCCGGAGACGTTCATGGACGTGGCCGACGTGGCGCTGTTCCAGAACCGGGTCAAACAAGGGGACGACGTCCTTCGCCGGGTCACCTCGGTCCAGGAGATCGAGGGGTACTCCAAGGAGATGGACGGCGTCGTCACCCGGCAGGTGTTCGACTGGGACCCCGTCGAAGACGAGATCGTCTTCCGCGGGCGCAACAACTCCTACGTGCTCGAAGAGCAGATCGCGACGTTGCTGGGGTACGCCGACACCCGCGACATCTACGACGACCTGAGCTTCCGCGCGGAGCTCATCGAGCGGATGATCCAGGAAGGGATCCTCGGCTACCACGAGGTGAACGAGGCGATCACCTCCTTCCAGCGCGACGGCGTCGACGGGCTCCCCTTCGACATGCACCGCACGACCTGAGCGCCGCGCATGAGCACGAACAGCGCATCCGCGTCCGACTTCTTCCCCGACTCCGCAGCGGAGCTCGCCGCCGATCTGGTCGCGTCGTACGACGCGCTGGACATGTCCAAGCGGAAGTACGTCGGCTACATCCTCGCGCCCTCGGCGGCGTTCTTCCTGCTCACGATCGTCGGGGCGTTCCTGCTCCCGCTGCCGCTGACGGTCCGGCTGCCGATCCCCGCGCTCGGGATCTTGATACTCGTCGCGGCGGTGTTCTACCCGAAACTGTACCTCAACGGACGACAGGTTGCCATCGAGAACCAGCTCCACCTGGTGATGACGCACATGACCGTGCTGTCGACGACGAACATCGACCGGATGGAGGTGTTTCGGACCCTCGCGACCGAGGAGGAGTACGGCGCCGCCGCCGACGAACTCGCGCGCGTCGTTCACCTCGTCGACACGTGGAACCAGTCGCTCGACGACGCGCTGCGTCGCCGAGCGAAGGAGGTTCCCTCGGACGTGTTCTCGGACTTCTTCGACCGCCTCGGCTACACGATCGGCGCCGGGCAGACCCTCGACGACTTCCTGCTGTCCGAGCAGGACGCGGTCATCCAGAACTACATCACGGTGTACGAGGGCGCACTGGCGAATCTGGAGGTGATGAAGGATCTGTACATGTCGATGATCCTCTCGATGACGTTCGCGCTGGTGTTCGCTATCGTCCTGCCGATCCTCACCGGCGACAACCCCACGCTCACCGTCTCTGCGGTCATCGTTCTGTTCATGCTGGTCCAGTTGGGCTTCTACGTCGTCATCCGGGCGATGTCGCCCCACGACCCCGTCTGGTTCCACTCCGAGGAGGGCGCCCCCTCCGACTTCCGTCTGTGGGCCAGTTTCGCGGTCGGCGTGTTCGGGACGGCCGCACTCGTCGTCTTCGTCGGTGCGGGGCTGTTCAACGTCGGGCCGGGACTGCGAGGGCTCCTCTTTTTCCTCGAAGACATCCCGCTCGCGCTGTACATCTGCGTCCCGATCTCGCCGATGGCTATCACCGGCGTGATGCTCCGGTTCGAGGAGCGCAACATCGAGGAGCGCGACGGGGAGTTCCCCTCGTTCATCCGCGCGCTCGGCGCCGCCGAATCCGCCAAGCAGTCGACGACCGGCGACGTGCTCGCGACGCTCCACCAGAAGGACTTCGGCGCGCTCACGCCCGCTATCGTTCGGCTGTACCGACGACTTAACATCCGGATCAGCTCCGAGCAGGCGTGGTACACCTTCGCGACCGACACCCGGTCGTACCTGATCCAGAAGTTCTCCGACATGTACCTCGAGGGGCGGTCGATGGGCGGTCGGCCGAAGCTGCTCGGGGAGCTCATCTCTCAGAACATGAACACCGTCATGCAATTGCGCGAGCAGCGCCGGCAGGCGACGGTGACGATGATCGGGCTGCTGTACGGGATCACCTCCGCGTCCGCGTTCGCGTTCTTCATCGGTCTGCAGGTCGTGAGCATTCTCGCGGACCTGTCTCAACAGTTCAACATCACCAACGCCGGCGGCGTCGGGAAGATCATCTACGCAGGGGTGTACGACATCGCGCTCATCGAGTTCCTGCTCTTGCTCGTCATCCTGTTCAACGCCGTCCTCTCGTCGGTGATGATCCGCACCATCGACGGCGGCAACAAGGCGAACGCGTACCTCCACTTCGTGCTCATGACGTGGCTCGGCTCGGGCGTCGCCATCTTCACCAAGCACCTCGTCAGCGCGATCCTCACGATCTGAGTTCGCCCGAGTCGACGGCCATCCGACTCCGGTGTCACCTGCGGCATCCGTCGCCGTGGGTCTCCCAGCTGATACCGCGCACGAAACGGTTATGCCGCCCTGCAGTCGACGTACAGACAGCGGCGGTCACGAGGCTACGGGAGTCGACCGCCGTCGGGTCGCGGCGAAGCCATGGGTAGGGACCTGGCGTTCGACGCGTCGATCCGGCCGGGCGCCTCGGGTTCGAGGCGCTCGGGACGTTCTGTATCCGAGTCCTCGACGAGCGTGTGCCGTCCGAGCGGTCGGCGCCGCCCCGTAGACCGGCGAGATTCGACGGCGCAATCGCTGTCCGGCGAGCGCATCGAAAAAGTGGAACCGGACGCCCCGGCAGTCGACCGCTCAGTCGCCGACCTGGCCTCCGTCGGAACGGGTCCCGACGAGTTCGAGAATCGCGTTAGGACTTCTCACCGCCGTCGGTGGCGACCGCACCGCCCGTGCCTTCGCGGGCATTCTGGATGTTCTCGTACCCGATTTTCACCAGCGACAGCCCCAGGTACAGCAGGGTGAACGCGAGCACGATCTGGACGACCGCCGACAGCATCGCGAACGCTCCCGCATCGGCCATCCACGCGTCGTTGAGGAACTTCGCGTAGATGTTGTCGTGGAGCGCGAGCCACAGCAGGGCCAGAGTCGTGATCGTCACCATGACCACCATCGGGCCGCCCGTGGAGATGAGCTGCTTCGAGTCGCTCCAGTTGGCGAGCCACACCGTCGCGGTGAGCAGCGCCAGCGCCGCGAGCAGCTGGTTCGCGCTGCCGAACAGCTGCCACAGCGTCAACCACGAGCCGCTCGTGATGAGGACGTACGCCGGAAGCGCCTGGACCACGGCGTTGCCGTAGCGGTCGGCCGCGAACGACTCGACCGACGACTCGGGCGTGCCGACGATCTCCTCCATCATGTACCGGCCCAGGCGGACGGCGGTGTCGGTCGACGTGAGCAGGAAGCTCACGAGCACCAGCGCCATGAACGGGCCGCCGAAGGACGTCGGGATGCCGAAGCTCGTCAGGATGATCCCGCCGCCGGTCGCGAACGTCGGCAGCGCGAGGCCGATGCCGCCGCCGACTTCGGGCGCGACGAGCGCGACGGTGATCAGCGCGACGGTGGCCAGCAGACCCTCGCCGAGCATCCCGCCGTAGCCGATGGCGCGGGCGTCGCTCTCCTTGTTTAGTTGCTTCGAGGTCGTCCCCGACGACACCAGCGAGTGGAACCCGGAGATGGTCCCGCACGCGATGGTGATGAACAGCAGCGGGAACAGCGGCGCGCCGGATCGACCGATGAACCCGTAGAACGGTTCGAGTTGCGTGGTGAGCGGCTGGCTCGGCGTGATCGCACCGATGCCGAGCGCGCCGCCGAGCGTGCCGACGATGATCGCCAGCAGCGCCCCGCCGACCCCCGAGTACAGGAGGAACGACGAGAGGTAGTCACGCGGCTGCAGCAGCACCCACACCGGGAGCGCGCTCGCGAGCGCACCGTACACGAGGATGAGCGGCACCCACGCCGCGGTGTTGGCGCCGAGGGCCCCCGCGCCGGGGAGCCACGAGCCGCCGCTTCCGAGCAGCACGAACGTCTCGGCGGGCGCGCGCGCGGCCGGCTCGAACAGCGCGACCGGGAACAGCGTTCCGACGTACACGCCAACGAACATCGCGGCGACGAACGCGATCGTCCCCGGGATGAACGAGAGGTTCAGTTGGTACAGGTACACGCCGAACAGCACCGCGAGCCCGATGTAGATCAGGCTCGCCGTCGCTGCCTCGGGGTACGCGTTGAACACGATCGCCACGACGAGCGCGAACACCGCGACGACCAGGATGATCGTCAGGAACGCGAACCACAGCAGCATGTTCTTGCCGCGCTCGCCCACGTACTCCCCGATGATGTACCCGATCGACTTCCCCTCGTGTCGGAGACTCGCCGACAGCGAGACGAAGTCGTGGACCGACCCCATCAGCGGGTTGCCGATGGCGATCCACAACAACGCGGGCACCCAGCCCCACACCACACCCGCGGTGATGGGGCCCACGATGGGCGCGCCGCCAGCGATACTCGAATAGTGATGCCCCAAGAGCACCGGCTTTTTCGCCGGAACGTACTCCTGTCCGTCCTCGTATTTGTGTGCCGGCGTCTCGCGGTCATCGTCCAGTTCGACGAACTGAGCGAGATACCGTGAGTAGCCGAGGTAGCCCGCACTGAACAGTACGAGTACCCCGATCACCAGCCACATTGCTGCCACCATGCTTGTTACCTCGTCACAGTCGTGTGTAGAATGAATATAAAAACATTAACCTTCGGCGGTGGACCGCGGACGCTCAAACGACCGGTTCATCGGCCTGAACGGTCGTTCTATGTTCGTTTCTTATCTTTTTTCACTGAATTTTACTGATGGGATCTCGTTGAATACTTTGTGGTCGTGGGTGCGCGCCTCGCGCGCACCCGGACCGTCGCGCGGTCGACCCGACTGCCGGAGCGGCTCACGTCGACTCACTCGAAGGCGTCGCGGGCGCGGCGGTGTCGATGTCGAGCTCGGCGGCAACCTCGGTGAGGAAGTCGCCTTTCACCTCCTCGACGCGGGTTTCGATCTCGGCGACGACGGGCTGGTCGAACTCCTCGCGTAGCGTGCGGAGGTGGGCGCGTTCGGTCGCGACCCGGTCGCGGAGGTAGCGCGCCCCGCGTCCGTTCTCGTCGTCGTCGGGTCCGGGCGTGAGGCGGTTCACCGCCAACCCGCGCACCGAGAGACCCCGGTCCGACAGCCCCTCGGCCGCGCGACGCGTCTCTCGAACCGAGAGCTCGTCGGGGTTGACGACGAGGAAGAACGCGGCGTGCTCACGCAGCGTCTCGCCGGCGTACTCGAAGAACTCCTTGCGCTCGCGCAAGCGCGCGAGGATCGGGTCCCCGTCCATCACCCGCCGGGGTTCGTTGTTGCCGATGGCGGCCTTCTCGAACAGGTCGATCGACTGCTCGCGCTTGCGCAGCAGGCGGTCGATCCACCCTTCCAAGAACTCCGGCAAGCCGAGCAGTCGGAGGGTTCCGCCGGTGGGCGAGGTGTCGAAGACGACGCGGTCGTACGCCTCGCTCGAGCGCATCACGTCGACGAACCGGTCGAACAGCGCAGCCTCGTAGGCGCCGGGGGTCTGGTGGGCCATCTCGATCTGGCGGTCGATCTCGTTGACAAGCGCCGCGCTCACCTGGTCTCCGAGCGCGCGCTTCGTCTCCATCAGGTGGTGTTCGACCTCCTCGTCCGGGTCGATCTCCATCGCCCACAGCCTGTCGCGACCGTCGACCGCCTGCGGCTCGTCGCCCAGTTGCTGGTCGAACACGTCCGACGTCGAGTGGGCCGGGTCCGTCGAGACGACGAGCGTGTCGAGCCCGGCGTCGGCGCACTTGACGGCGTACGCCGCCGACATCGTCGTCTTGCCGACGCCGCCCTTGCCGCCGAAGAACACGAACTTCTCCATGCGTGTGTTCTCGGCCATCAGAAGTGGTACTGCTGTCCTTTGCGTTCGAGCATCGAGCCGCGGTCCCACATCCGCCGCTCCCACGCCTCGAACTCCGATTCGAGATACGGGAGCAGCTCGGCGGTGTAGTAGGAGACGGGGGAGGGGATGCCGAAGGCGTCGGGGAAGCACGCCAGCATGAACGTGTCCTCCAGGTCCTCGGCCTCCTTCTCGATCTTCTCGTACGCCGGGTGGGTCACCAGCCCGTGATACAGGCCGGTGGCCCACTCGCGCAGCGCGTCGAGGTACCGGTCGATCCGGTCCGCGATGGCGCCCTCGCCGTCGTCCGTGGCGTCGCTCATCAGCCGGTTGTGTGATGCTCCCGTGGTTAAGGGTATCGCGATCGTGCGCCGGCGCTGTTCGTCGCCTCCGATCGGCGGAGACGCGCCGCGATCAACGGGCACAAGTACCACACGCGCGGATCGTCCGTCGATGACGCCCGGACGCGGACTCGGCGGCGGTCCCGGACCGAGCGGCGACGACGCGATCCCCGTGACGGTGCTCTCGGGGAGCCTCGGCGCTGGCAAGACGACCCTCGTGAACCACATCCTCTCGAACGCCGGCGACCGCGACATTGCGGTCCTGGTCAACGACGTGGGGTCGGTGAACGTCGATTACGACCTCCTGTCCTCGGCGGACCTCCCCGCCGTCGGCGTCGCGGAACTGTCGAACGGCTGCATCTGCTGTGAACTGCGCGACGACCTCGAACGCGCGGTCGTCCAACTCGCCGACGGCAAGGAGTTCGACCACCTCGTCGTCG contains:
- a CDS encoding type II/IV secretion system ATPase subunit, which produces MTDQGQANPSSELKQLAMKRPHLREHLQKFKQITGEFPMFVDEIEGDHETRRPNVLYPVGGPIFCHVYGDFGQDTKYYTVEPTLSGAEEQVLDTVKSKLLRQSGHRPAPEGESGYDDLIEELLEDVTAVTEEQGKRNVLSKVRNFGRVEVSKQTYDNIRYRLNRDIVGFGPLEPVMRDPENEDIHVIGPKECHVDHGVFGMLETTVDFGTPTEFDNWLRNMGERMGDPVSDSNPIIDSTLPDGSRINIIYSDDVSIKGSSLTIRQGEETPLSINQITKWGTLSPELAAYLWLCLENEQTVFVVGETASGKTTTLNAILSYIPRDSKIYTAEDTAEVVPPHSTWQQLLTREGDGGDSNDVDMFDLVAAALRSRPDYIIVGEVRGAEGRMAFQAAQTGHPVMLTFHASDIVSMIQRFTSEPINVPETFMDVADVALFQNRVKQGDDVLRRVTSVQEIEGYSKEMDGVVTRQVFDWDPVEDEIVFRGRNNSYVLEEQIATLLGYADTRDIYDDLSFRAELIERMIQEGILGYHEVNEAITSFQRDGVDGLPFDMHRTT
- a CDS encoding carbon starvation CstA family protein translates to MVAAMWLVIGVLVLFSAGYLGYSRYLAQFVELDDDRETPAHKYEDGQEYVPAKKPVLLGHHYSSIAGGAPIVGPITAGVVWGWVPALLWIAIGNPLMGSVHDFVSLSASLRHEGKSIGYIIGEYVGERGKNMLLWFAFLTIILVVAVFALVVAIVFNAYPEAATASLIYIGLAVLFGVYLYQLNLSFIPGTIAFVAAMFVGVYVGTLFPVALFEPAARAPAETFVLLGSGGSWLPGAGALGANTAAWVPLILVYGALASALPVWVLLQPRDYLSSFLLYSGVGGALLAIIVGTLGGALGIGAITPSQPLTTQLEPFYGFIGRSGAPLFPLLFITIACGTISGFHSLVSSGTTSKQLNKESDARAIGYGGMLGEGLLATVALITVALVAPEVGGGIGLALPTFATGGGIILTSFGIPTSFGGPFMALVLVSFLLTSTDTAVRLGRYMMEEIVGTPESSVESFAADRYGNAVVQALPAYVLITSGSWLTLWQLFGSANQLLAALALLTATVWLANWSDSKQLISTGGPMVVMVTITTLALLWLALHDNIYAKFLNDAWMADAGAFAMLSAVVQIVLAFTLLYLGLSLVKIGYENIQNAREGTGGAVATDGGEKS
- the flaJ gene encoding archaellar assembly protein FlaJ — protein: MSTNSASASDFFPDSAAELAADLVASYDALDMSKRKYVGYILAPSAAFFLLTIVGAFLLPLPLTVRLPIPALGILILVAAVFYPKLYLNGRQVAIENQLHLVMTHMTVLSTTNIDRMEVFRTLATEEEYGAAADELARVVHLVDTWNQSLDDALRRRAKEVPSDVFSDFFDRLGYTIGAGQTLDDFLLSEQDAVIQNYITVYEGALANLEVMKDLYMSMILSMTFALVFAIVLPILTGDNPTLTVSAVIVLFMLVQLGFYVVIRAMSPHDPVWFHSEEGAPSDFRLWASFAVGVFGTAALVVFVGAGLFNVGPGLRGLLFFLEDIPLALYICVPISPMAITGVMLRFEERNIEERDGEFPSFIRALGAAESAKQSTTGDVLATLHQKDFGALTPAIVRLYRRLNIRISSEQAWYTFATDTRSYLIQKFSDMYLEGRSMGGRPKLLGELISQNMNTVMQLREQRRQATVTMIGLLYGITSASAFAFFIGLQVVSILADLSQQFNITNAGGVGKIIYAGVYDIALIEFLLLLVILFNAVLSSVMIRTIDGGNKANAYLHFVLMTWLGSGVAIFTKHLVSAILTI
- a CDS encoding ATPase domain-containing protein; translated protein: MSRAQQNTLLSIGLPERDQLNKELGGGIPRGSIVLMEGDYGAGKSALSQRFAYGLVDEGASVTMLSTELTVSGFIDQMYSLRYDVTKPLLNEELLFLAADFDSGGNFSDSDADRKELLKLLMEAEAMWNSDVIILDTFDSILRNDPTFEALVRNNDERQAALEIISFFRDMISSGKVIVLTVDPSAVGDDAIGPFRSIADVFFELQMVEVGSDVRRNIAVKRFAGMGSQVGDSIGFSVRSGTGIVIESRSVA
- a CDS encoding ArsA family ATPase, with translation MEKFVFFGGKGGVGKTTMSAAYAVKCADAGLDTLVVSTDPAHSTSDVFDQQLGDEPQAVDGRDRLWAMEIDPDEEVEHHLMETKRALGDQVSAALVNEIDRQIEMAHQTPGAYEAALFDRFVDVMRSSEAYDRVVFDTSPTGGTLRLLGLPEFLEGWIDRLLRKREQSIDLFEKAAIGNNEPRRVMDGDPILARLRERKEFFEYAGETLREHAAFFLVVNPDELSVRETRRAAEGLSDRGLSVRGLAVNRLTPGPDDDENGRGARYLRDRVATERAHLRTLREEFDQPVVAEIETRVEEVKGDFLTEVAAELDIDTAAPATPSSEST